ACACTGTAACCAGTTGATCTTGTTCGAGTTCGGTCAATGTTTCGAGTTCAGAAGCAAAATAACGATCAAAGCTAATCCCAAACTCTTGTTCAATTTCCGACTTCACCAGCAACGTGTGGCACAAAATGCGGCTGATGACGGCCCGGCGGAGTTTATCGTCATCAGTCAACTGGCATCCGCGCATCAATGGCCAGGCTGCGGTGTGTGCGGTTTCATAGTAATTTGGCAACGTGTGCCAGTGTTGAGCGTAGGTGTCTTCCAGACCACTGATTGAACTCATTCCAAAACCAAACAAATCACAATTTGCCTTCGTCGTGTAGCCCTGGAAATTTCGATGGAGCGTCCGGTCATCCTGGGCACGGCATAATTCGTCCTTTTCCAGCGCAAAGTGATCCATCCCGACATAGCGATAGCCGGCTCCGGTCAATTTAGCGATGGCCTGAGTAAAAATCTCAAATTTGACTTCGCTCGGCGGCAGGTGCTTTTCCAGAATTTTTTGCTGGCGCTTCATCCAGGGCACGTGGGCATAACTGAAGAGCGCAATTCGATCTGGTTGAATTTCAATGACTTGATCAACCGTCGCCAGGAAGCTTTCAAGCGTCTGGTGCGGCAAGCCATAAATTAAATCAATGTTGATGCTGTCAAACCCAAGGTCACGGCAGGTGTCGTTCAACTGCTTGACCATGGCATAAGATTGAATCCGATGGACTGTTTTCTGGACCTCGGGGCTAAAATCCTGCACGCCCAAACTGACTCGATTAAAGCCTAATTCACGGAGCGTCCGGCAATGTTCAGGTGATGTCACCCGTGGGTCAATTTCGATGCTGATTTCTGCCGTCGGTGAAATCCGGTACTGGCTGGAAATCGCGCCGTAAAGGTCAGCCAACTGATTCGGGGTCAGAAATGTTGGCGTCCCGCCGCCGAAGTGAATCTGCTCAACCTGACGCCCGGCATCCAGATGCTCGCTCACCCAGCCCACTTCGCGCTTGATTTGTGCCAGATAGGGTTCGACGACGGCATGATTTTTGGTGATGACCGTCGTGCAGGCACAGTACAAACACAACGACTCACAAAACGGAAGGTGAAAATAGAGCGACACCGGGCGCGGCTGTTCACCCTGATTGGTTCGCGCAATGGAGTGCTCAAAATCTTCCACCCTGAAGTCAGTGGACCATTCCGGAATGGTCGGGTAGCTCGTGTACCGTGGTCCTGGTCGGTTGTATTTTTGGATCAGGTGAAACGGTACGTTCATCGTCGCCCCACCGAACGTCAGTTGTGCAAGCTGTGCAGTAGACATTGGTAAATTTTCCTCACCGGAAGAATGAATTACGAATGATGAATTATGAATTATGAATTATGAATAGGATAAATCATTAAAAATCAATTAAATAGCCTCTCCATAACCCAACTTTCAGATTCAATAAGAATTTGTTTTCATGCTGGCTCGTGCAATTCCTGTACCACCACAGAACAAACTGGCGGTAGAGTTCAGGGAAAAAAGCTCTCATCAATCTTGAGGAAGTAAGACTTTCTGAAAATCCGGGCTTGCATTCGCCACAGATTGAAAGATTATTCATAATGTATTCTCTGAACCCCGACCCCTGAACCCTGAACCCTGAACCCTACGACTATGAACATTTTAAACATCCACGAGCGCCGACTTGAGGCGACCTGCAGTCAGGTCGGAGCATTGATTGACACGCTGGCTTCACCTGGTGATCGGCTTTGGCCTAAACGGCTCTGGCCACCAATGAAATTTGATCGTCCACTTGGTGTTGGCGCCAATGGCGGGCATGGTCCAATTCGGTACTATGTCGAGGAGTACACCCCAGGGAGTTCAATCAAATTTCGGTTCACTGGTCCGAAGGGCTTGAATGGATTCCATATCCTTGAAGTCATTCAGGGTCTGGAAAATACCGTCATTTTGCGGCATACCATTGATATGACAACCCACGGCACAGCAATCATTCTCTGGCCGTTGGTGTTTCGCCATCTTCACGACGCATTAGTGGAAGATGGCTTTACCGTTGCGGAACAATCACTTGGACTCCCGTTGAATGTGCAACCCTGGTCGCTGTGGGTAAAGATTTTGCGATGGTTTCTGACGGGCGGGAACCCCCAGCCGCAACGGTTTTCTTGAATGGGGAAAAGTTGGATTTCGCCCGGCAGGGCGCCGGACAGTAGCCGGTGGGCAGCCTGCTTTGAGGCGCACCCACCGGAACACGGACCGTGAAGTGTTCGCGCCCGGTAGGGCGCTGCAAAAGAAGTCCGGTCATCAAAGAATGAGTGTCGCCAAACTTGAAGTTGATCCAGCGCCCATCCGGGCGAAACCTCTACTTGAGAGGCTTTATGAATCACAAATCCACTCTGGTAATTCTTCTCATCTTGCTTTTGACAGGTTGCACAACTGAACCACCGATTGAACTGGTTCCGCTTAAAGACGGCCCTCCAATGCCGAAGGCGCATGAAGGAATTGAAGCCCGCCAGTGGTTAACACAGCATTCAACGAATTCTCAAATGATTTTAAACCGGTTTCGAACCGTCGAAGAGGCTCATAAATTTGTTGATCGGCTATATCAAGCTGGAGCCGATGGAGTTGTCATTCCCTACCAGTACATCAACCAACTGAAAGAAGCATCAGACAAAAACTCTCTGGAAACGGCTGAAATGGCGGTTGTTTTGCCTCTTGACAAAACAACCGCCAACACAGTGTATCAGGCTTGTTTGACCGAAGAACCCAGAGCTGAAATTGCTCCCTTGATTCCCTGCGAAGGCCGATCAGTTGTGGTGATCATTTGGGAGAAAAAGTAATGATCCTGGTGACCAATCCCCGCCTGAAGGCGGATCTCTGAACTTCTTCAGCCCCAAGCCCTCAGCCCCAAATCCTCAGTCTCCCGTATTCGGCTGAGCCTGACCAACCGGCAGATGTGGCCGGTGCGAAGGCTCTTCGACCAGTTGTGCCGATGGACGGTCCACAAAGTACCGGAACACAAACCATCCGAGCGCAAACACGCCGACTGAAAACAGGGTGTCTCCGATCACACGCAGCCACCGC
Above is a window of Acidobacteriota bacterium DNA encoding:
- the hemN gene encoding oxygen-independent coproporphyrinogen III oxidase, encoding MNVPFHLIQKYNRPGPRYTSYPTIPEWSTDFRVEDFEHSIARTNQGEQPRPVSLYFHLPFCESLCLYCACTTVITKNHAVVEPYLAQIKREVGWVSEHLDAGRQVEQIHFGGGTPTFLTPNQLADLYGAISSQYRISPTAEISIEIDPRVTSPEHCRTLRELGFNRVSLGVQDFSPEVQKTVHRIQSYAMVKQLNDTCRDLGFDSINIDLIYGLPHQTLESFLATVDQVIEIQPDRIALFSYAHVPWMKRQQKILEKHLPPSEVKFEIFTQAIAKLTGAGYRYVGMDHFALEKDELCRAQDDRTLHRNFQGYTTKANCDLFGFGMSSISGLEDTYAQHWHTLPNYYETAHTAAWPLMRGCQLTDDDKLRRAVISRILCHTLLVKSEIEQEFGISFDRYFASELETLTELEQDQLVTVSSDRIEATPLGRILIRNIAMIFDAYLKKPVEQRFSKTL
- a CDS encoding SRPBCC family protein, which translates into the protein MNILNIHERRLEATCSQVGALIDTLASPGDRLWPKRLWPPMKFDRPLGVGANGGHGPIRYYVEEYTPGSSIKFRFTGPKGLNGFHILEVIQGLENTVILRHTIDMTTHGTAIILWPLVFRHLHDALVEDGFTVAEQSLGLPLNVQPWSLWVKILRWFLTGGNPQPQRFS